A genomic segment from Dermatobacter hominis encodes:
- a CDS encoding ComF family protein: MLDLLAPARCALCRSPGLGLCGSCGAALPPAPAMAAPPGLDACWALLAYEDPVPQLVAALKYRNHRDVLAVVAWALAVFVVRSPTPVDAVTWAPTSRSRRRARGYDQAELLARAVARRAGVPAVGALRRLPGPPQTGADRAHRLRGPSFRAVGPVRGHVVVIDDVCTTGATLGAAARALRDAGAVRTTGLVLAVRE, encoded by the coding sequence GTGCTCGACCTGCTGGCACCCGCCCGCTGCGCCCTCTGCCGGTCCCCCGGACTGGGCCTGTGCGGGTCGTGCGGGGCGGCCCTGCCGCCGGCGCCGGCCATGGCGGCGCCGCCCGGGCTGGACGCCTGCTGGGCCCTGCTGGCGTACGAGGACCCGGTGCCCCAGCTGGTCGCGGCGCTGAAGTACCGCAACCACCGGGACGTCCTGGCAGTGGTCGCCTGGGCGCTGGCGGTGTTCGTGGTCCGCTCCCCCACGCCGGTCGACGCGGTGACGTGGGCGCCCACCAGCCGATCCCGACGCCGGGCCCGGGGCTACGACCAGGCCGAGCTGCTCGCCCGGGCGGTGGCGCGGCGGGCGGGTGTGCCCGCGGTCGGCGCGCTGCGGCGCCTCCCGGGGCCGCCCCAGACGGGCGCCGACCGGGCCCACCGGCTGCGCGGGCCGTCGTTCCGGGCGGTCGGCCCGGTGCGGGGCCACGTCGTCGTCATCGACGACGTGTGCACCACCGGCGCCACCCTCGGCGCCGCGGCCCGGGCCCTGCGCGACGCCGGTGCCGTCCGGACCACCGGGCTCGTGCTGGCGGTCCGGGAGTGA
- a CDS encoding SDR family NAD(P)-dependent oxidoreductase, translating into MEQFDGKVAVVTGGASGIGRAMAQAFVAKGMKVVLADIEAGPLEDTAQALRGDGGDVFAVTADVSRAGDVERIGEAAIDVFGALHVACNNAGVGGGGATWEVDLSTWEWVLGVNLMGVVHGLRSFTPRIIDSGGGHIVNTASMAGLTSPAFMSPYNVSKHAVVTMSESMYVELQMLHPEVGISVLCPGWVRTRIAESDRNQPDAVAAAQAAVDEATAAPGRVSGEQLKGMIDAFVAEGLQPAAVADMVVDAIEQRRFYILTHPEWQSMVRDRVDRMLSGEDPSMALPGN; encoded by the coding sequence GTGGAGCAGTTCGACGGCAAGGTCGCGGTGGTGACCGGCGGGGCCAGCGGCATCGGCCGGGCCATGGCGCAGGCGTTCGTGGCCAAGGGGATGAAGGTGGTGCTGGCCGACATCGAGGCGGGACCGCTCGAGGACACGGCGCAGGCGCTGCGCGGCGACGGCGGCGACGTCTTCGCGGTGACCGCGGACGTGAGCCGGGCCGGTGACGTCGAGCGGATCGGCGAGGCGGCGATCGATGTGTTCGGCGCGCTGCACGTCGCCTGCAACAACGCCGGCGTGGGCGGTGGGGGCGCGACCTGGGAGGTCGACCTCTCGACGTGGGAGTGGGTCCTCGGCGTCAACCTGATGGGCGTCGTGCACGGGCTGCGGTCGTTCACCCCGCGGATCATCGACAGCGGCGGCGGCCACATCGTCAACACCGCCTCGATGGCCGGGCTGACGTCGCCCGCGTTCATGAGCCCGTACAACGTCTCGAAGCACGCGGTCGTCACCATGTCGGAGTCGATGTACGTCGAGCTGCAGATGCTGCACCCGGAGGTCGGGATCAGCGTGCTGTGCCCCGGATGGGTCCGGACGAGGATCGCGGAGTCGGACCGCAACCAGCCCGACGCGGTGGCCGCTGCGCAGGCGGCGGTCGACGAGGCCACGGCGGCACCGGGCCGGGTCTCGGGCGAGCAGCTGAAAGGCATGATCGACGCCTTCGTCGCCGAGGGCCTGCAGCCGGCGGCGGTGGCCGACATGGTCGTCGACGCGATCGAGCAGCGCCGCTTCTACATCCTCACCCACCCCGAGTGGCAGTCGATGGTGCGCGACCGCGTGGACCGGATGCTGAGCGGCGAGGACCCGTCGATGGCGCTGCCCGGCAACTGA
- a CDS encoding cell division protein FtsX codes for MAVRVDYVLKETGTNLVRNLTLTFAAVLTVAVSLAMVAASYLIGAGINNSFLGLRSDVDLFVYMNPAATAEQIQAMDKTLDSSPQVEEFDFFDSTRSFDEFKRLFRDQPDLINTIKPEDLPQSFRIKPKSTDAEVVSSLGDTLQAKEGVLRVEYAAEYAKRMQTSVTTLNTWVRIVAAVLIAASVLLIFNTIRTAVFARRREIEVMRLVGASNWFIRLPFIVEGLVHGLFGALLASIGAWGFDQLWKRNFVDQVGFELLNQIRWDQSELLWSIGIIFVIGALTGAVGSGIAVSRFLKV; via the coding sequence GTGGCCGTTCGAGTTGACTACGTCCTCAAGGAGACGGGGACCAACCTCGTCCGCAACCTCACCCTGACGTTCGCGGCGGTGCTCACCGTGGCGGTGTCGCTGGCGATGGTGGCGGCCAGCTACCTCATCGGTGCCGGCATCAACAACAGCTTCCTCGGGCTCCGCTCCGACGTGGACCTGTTCGTGTACATGAACCCGGCGGCCACCGCCGAGCAGATCCAGGCGATGGACAAGACGCTCGACTCGAGCCCGCAGGTCGAGGAGTTCGACTTCTTCGACAGCACCCGCAGCTTCGACGAGTTCAAGCGGCTCTTCCGCGACCAGCCCGACCTGATCAACACGATCAAGCCCGAGGACCTGCCGCAGAGCTTCCGCATCAAGCCGAAGTCGACCGACGCCGAGGTCGTCTCGTCGCTCGGCGACACGCTGCAGGCCAAGGAGGGCGTGCTGCGCGTCGAGTACGCCGCCGAGTACGCCAAGCGCATGCAGACCTCGGTGACGACGCTGAACACCTGGGTGCGGATCGTCGCGGCCGTGCTGATCGCGGCGTCGGTGCTGCTGATCTTCAACACCATCCGGACCGCCGTGTTCGCGCGCCGCCGCGAGATCGAGGTCATGCGGCTGGTCGGGGCCAGCAACTGGTTCATCCGATTGCCGTTCATCGTGGAGGGCCTCGTGCACGGCCTGTTCGGCGCGCTCCTCGCGTCGATCGGCGCGTGGGGCTTCGACCAGCTCTGGAAGCGGAACTTCGTGGACCAGGTCGGCTTCGAGCTGCTCAACCAGATCCGCTGGGACCAGAGCGAGCTCCTCTGGTCGATCGGGATCATCTTCGTGATCGGCGCCCTGACCGGTGCCGTCGGCTCCGGCATCGCGGTGAGCCGCTTCCTGAAGGTCTGA
- the secA gene encoding preprotein translocase subunit SecA, translating into MGFMDRLLRTGEGKKVRALADLVPDIGALEPELQRLSDEDLQHRTVEFREQLDRGIDVDDLLIPAFATVREAASRVIGQRHYDVQLMGGAALHFGWVAEMKTGEGKTLVSTLPVYLNGLTQTGVHVITVNDYLAKRDAEWMGRVHRFLGLSIGMILPGEQDPNFKREQYACDITYGTNNEFGFDYLRDNMALSLEEKVQRGHAYAIVDEVDSILIDEARTPLIISGRVGDAAKLYYKFASVARGLTRDVDYEVDEEKRVVFPLPEGIQKVEKSLGVENLYDDVANGLVHQLQVAIKAKELYKRDRDYLVQQGEVKIVDEFTGRILDGRRWSEGLHQAVEAKEGVKIKEENQTLATVTLQNYFRMYDKLAGMTGTAVTEAAEFMSTYNLQVVPIPTHRPIQRQDDSDLIYRTEDAKFSAVVDDIVERQDEGQPVLVGTVSVEKSERLSRELEKRGVTHSVLNAKQHTREAEIVTQAGRIGSVTVATNMAGRGVDILLGGNPEGLARRDVHAEGLEDGTDEAEARYEELLAKYGAECKAEGEEIRKLGGLYVLGTERHESRRIDNQLRGRSGRQGDPGASRFYLSLEDDLMRFFATGAIEWVMGKGWDDDVPIEAKMVTRAIEKAQNTVEARNAEIRKNVLKYDEVMNEQRKVIYRRRDEVLEGIDLREETLEALAEAVDGLLQTHCGSDYTEEWDLEALVGDSATYWPTELTVEDLADAATSDQLYDTLMADATRHYEEREEEFGADTFRQIERQIMLRIIDTKWRDHLKEMDYLQEGINLRALGQKDPLTEWQREGFDMFGKLMEAVNREYVQYIMHVQVVKEEQPRLQPQRFDYSAPEDPSEGANPVPAVVAAESAHDAAGAQAQADEPVSQQPVVKSEWDKTPRNAPCPCGSGKKFKVCHGAA; encoded by the coding sequence ATGGGATTCATGGATCGACTGCTGCGCACCGGCGAGGGGAAGAAGGTGCGCGCGCTCGCGGACCTGGTGCCCGACATCGGGGCGCTCGAGCCCGAGCTGCAGAGGCTCTCCGACGAGGACCTCCAGCACCGCACCGTGGAGTTCCGGGAGCAGCTGGACCGCGGCATCGACGTCGACGACCTGCTGATCCCTGCCTTCGCCACCGTCCGCGAGGCGGCCAGCCGCGTCATCGGCCAGCGCCACTACGACGTCCAGTTGATGGGCGGGGCGGCGCTGCACTTCGGGTGGGTCGCCGAGATGAAGACTGGTGAGGGCAAGACCCTCGTCTCGACCCTGCCGGTGTACCTGAACGGGCTCACCCAGACGGGCGTGCACGTCATCACGGTCAACGACTACCTGGCCAAGCGCGACGCCGAGTGGATGGGCCGGGTCCACCGGTTCCTCGGCCTGTCGATCGGCATGATCCTGCCGGGCGAGCAGGACCCGAACTTCAAGCGCGAGCAGTACGCCTGCGACATCACGTACGGCACGAACAACGAGTTCGGCTTCGACTACCTCCGCGACAACATGGCGCTGTCGCTCGAGGAGAAGGTCCAGCGCGGGCACGCCTACGCGATCGTCGACGAGGTCGACTCGATCCTCATCGACGAGGCCCGGACGCCGCTCATCATCTCCGGCCGGGTCGGCGACGCGGCGAAGCTGTACTACAAGTTCGCGTCGGTCGCCCGGGGTCTGACGCGGGACGTCGACTACGAGGTCGACGAGGAGAAGCGGGTCGTCTTCCCGCTCCCCGAGGGCATCCAGAAGGTCGAGAAGAGCCTCGGCGTCGAGAACCTCTACGACGACGTCGCCAACGGACTCGTCCACCAGCTGCAGGTGGCGATCAAGGCCAAGGAGCTCTACAAGCGCGACCGCGACTACCTGGTCCAGCAGGGCGAGGTGAAGATCGTCGACGAGTTCACCGGGCGCATCCTCGACGGCCGCCGCTGGTCCGAGGGCCTCCACCAGGCCGTCGAGGCCAAGGAGGGCGTGAAGATCAAGGAGGAGAACCAGACCCTGGCGACGGTCACCCTCCAGAACTACTTCCGCATGTACGACAAGCTCGCCGGCATGACGGGCACGGCCGTCACCGAGGCCGCCGAGTTCATGTCCACGTACAACCTGCAGGTGGTGCCGATCCCGACGCACCGGCCGATCCAGCGCCAGGACGACAGCGACCTGATCTACCGGACCGAGGACGCCAAGTTCTCCGCCGTGGTCGACGACATCGTCGAGCGCCAGGACGAGGGCCAGCCGGTCCTCGTCGGCACCGTCTCGGTCGAGAAGTCCGAGCGCCTCAGCCGCGAGCTCGAGAAGCGCGGCGTCACGCACTCGGTGCTCAACGCCAAGCAGCACACGCGCGAGGCCGAGATCGTCACGCAGGCCGGCCGCATCGGCTCGGTCACCGTGGCGACGAACATGGCCGGACGCGGCGTCGACATCCTGCTCGGCGGCAACCCCGAGGGCCTGGCCCGCCGCGACGTCCACGCCGAGGGTCTCGAGGACGGCACCGACGAGGCCGAGGCCCGCTACGAGGAGCTGCTCGCCAAGTACGGGGCCGAGTGCAAGGCCGAGGGCGAGGAGATCCGCAAGCTCGGCGGCCTGTACGTGCTCGGCACCGAGCGCCACGAGAGCCGCCGCATCGACAACCAGCTCCGCGGCCGTTCGGGCCGCCAAGGCGACCCGGGCGCCAGCCGCTTCTACCTGTCGCTCGAGGACGACCTCATGCGGTTCTTCGCGACGGGCGCCATCGAGTGGGTGATGGGCAAGGGCTGGGACGACGACGTGCCGATCGAGGCGAAGATGGTCACCCGCGCCATCGAGAAGGCGCAGAACACCGTCGAGGCCCGCAACGCGGAGATCCGCAAGAACGTCCTCAAGTACGACGAGGTGATGAACGAGCAGCGCAAGGTGATCTACCGCCGGCGCGACGAGGTGCTCGAGGGTATCGACCTCCGGGAGGAGACCCTGGAGGCCCTCGCCGAGGCGGTCGACGGGCTGCTCCAGACCCACTGCGGCTCGGACTACACCGAGGAGTGGGACCTCGAGGCCCTGGTCGGCGACAGCGCCACCTACTGGCCCACCGAGCTCACCGTCGAGGACCTCGCGGACGCCGCCACGAGCGACCAGCTCTACGACACGCTCATGGCCGACGCCACCCGCCACTACGAGGAGCGGGAGGAGGAGTTCGGCGCCGACACCTTCCGCCAGATCGAGCGGCAGATCATGCTGCGCATCATCGACACGAAGTGGCGCGACCACCTCAAGGAGATGGACTACCTCCAGGAGGGCATCAACCTCCGGGCGCTCGGCCAGAAGGACCCGCTCACCGAGTGGCAGCGCGAGGGCTTCGACATGTTCGGCAAGCTCATGGAGGCCGTGAACCGCGAGTACGTGCAGTACATCATGCACGTGCAGGTGGTGAAGGAGGAGCAGCCGCGGCTCCAGCCGCAGCGCTTCGACTACTCCGCTCCCGAGGACCCGTCCGAGGGCGCCAACCCGGTCCCGGCGGTCGTGGCCGCCGAGTCCGCACACGACGCCGCAGGCGCCCAGGCCCAGGCCGACGAGCCGGTGTCCCAGCAGCCGGTGGTCAAGAGCGAGTGGGACAAGACGCCGCGCAACGCGCCCTGCCCCTGCGGCTCCGGCAAGAAGTTCAAGGTCTGCCACGGCGCCGCCTGA
- a CDS encoding Trm112 family protein, whose protein sequence is MTTDQTLDPRLLEILACPEDKGPLLYFADEQVLYNDRLHRTYEVRDGIPVMLIDEATSVDDAEHERLVAKAEAEGIEPTFSA, encoded by the coding sequence ATGACGACCGACCAGACGCTCGACCCCCGGCTGCTCGAGATCCTCGCCTGCCCCGAGGACAAGGGCCCGCTGCTGTACTTCGCCGACGAGCAGGTCCTCTACAACGACCGCCTCCACCGGACGTACGAGGTTCGCGACGGCATCCCGGTGATGCTGATCGACGAGGCGACCTCGGTCGACGACGCGGAGCACGAGCGGCTGGTGGCCAAGGCCGAGGCCGAGGGCATCGAGCCGACGTTCAGCGCGTGA
- the ahcY gene encoding adenosylhomocysteinase, translating into MTFTDFKVADLTLAPLGRKQIQLAEQEMPGLMAIRAEYTDSQPLAGARITGSLHMTVQTAVLIETLTALGAEVRWCSCNIFSTQDEAAAAVVVGPTGTVEDPKGVPVYAWKGETLDEYWWCTEQVLMWPADAAGDVGPNMILDDGGDATLLVHKGTEYEAAGAVPDTVEEDSDEWGVVLATLRRTLQEDPQRWTRVGKGIKGVTEETTTGVHRLYQMFEQDLLLFPAINVNDSTTKSKFDNLYGCRHSLVDGINRATDVMIGGKTAVVCGYGDVGKGCAQSLRGQGARVVITEIDPICALQAAMEGYQVVRLEDVVDTADIFITTTGNKDIITAEHMGRMKHNAIVGNIGHFDNEIDMAGLYRQSDIQKVNIKPQVDEFVFPDGHSVIVLAEGRLLNLGCATGHPSFVMSCSFSNQVLAQIELFTKTSDYPLGVHVLPKQLDENVARFHLDALGVRLTKLTPEQSAYLGVPVEGPYKSDHYRY; encoded by the coding sequence ATGACGTTCACCGACTTCAAGGTCGCCGACCTCACCCTGGCACCCCTCGGCCGCAAGCAGATCCAGCTCGCGGAGCAGGAGATGCCGGGCCTGATGGCCATCCGGGCCGAGTACACCGACAGCCAGCCCCTGGCGGGCGCCCGCATCACCGGGTCCCTGCACATGACCGTGCAGACCGCCGTGCTCATCGAGACGCTGACCGCGCTCGGCGCCGAGGTGCGCTGGTGCAGCTGCAACATCTTCTCCACCCAGGACGAGGCCGCCGCCGCCGTCGTGGTCGGCCCGACCGGCACCGTCGAGGACCCCAAGGGCGTGCCGGTGTACGCCTGGAAGGGCGAGACCCTCGACGAGTACTGGTGGTGCACGGAGCAGGTGCTCATGTGGCCGGCCGACGCCGCGGGCGACGTGGGTCCGAACATGATCCTCGACGACGGCGGTGACGCCACGCTGCTCGTGCACAAGGGCACCGAGTACGAGGCCGCCGGTGCGGTCCCCGACACGGTCGAGGAGGACTCCGACGAGTGGGGCGTCGTGCTGGCCACCCTGCGCCGGACGCTGCAGGAGGACCCGCAGCGCTGGACCCGCGTGGGCAAGGGCATCAAGGGCGTCACCGAGGAGACGACCACCGGCGTGCACCGCCTATACCAGATGTTCGAGCAGGACCTCCTCCTGTTCCCGGCCATCAACGTCAACGACTCCACGACCAAGTCGAAGTTCGACAACCTCTACGGCTGCCGTCACTCGCTGGTCGACGGCATCAACCGCGCCACCGATGTGATGATCGGCGGCAAGACCGCGGTCGTCTGCGGCTACGGCGACGTCGGCAAGGGCTGCGCCCAGTCGCTGCGGGGCCAGGGCGCCCGGGTGGTCATCACCGAGATCGACCCGATCTGCGCGCTGCAGGCCGCCATGGAGGGCTACCAGGTCGTCCGCCTCGAGGACGTCGTCGACACCGCCGACATCTTCATCACCACGACGGGCAACAAGGACATCATCACGGCCGAGCACATGGGCCGGATGAAGCACAACGCGATCGTCGGCAACATCGGCCACTTCGACAACGAGATCGACATGGCCGGCCTGTACCGCCAGAGCGACATCCAGAAGGTGAACATCAAGCCGCAGGTCGACGAGTTCGTCTTCCCCGACGGCCACTCGGTGATCGTCCTGGCCGAGGGCCGGCTGCTCAACCTCGGCTGCGCCACCGGCCACCCGAGCTTCGTGATGAGCTGCTCGTTCTCCAACCAGGTGCTCGCCCAGATCGAGCTCTTCACCAAGACCTCGGACTACCCGCTCGGCGTCCACGTGCTCCCCAAGCAGCTGGACGAGAACGTGGCCCGCTTCCACCTCGACGCCCTGGGCGTGCGGCTCACCAAGCTCACCCCCGAGCAGTCGGCGTACCTGGGCGTGCCGGTCGAGGGTCCGTACAAGTCCGACCACTACCGGTACTGA
- the prfB gene encoding peptide chain release factor 2, with amino-acid sequence MQDFSPRITALRSRLAEAEGYLRVGELRARRPQLETELGRPDLWDDQDSAQALQREFAELSDDLDLYEGLRSRVDDVDTLAELAREEGDESLEPEIEAELESLAAEFDRLELRALFTGEYDDRDAIVEINSGAGGVDAQDWAEMLLRMYVRWAERSSMDLEIESLNEGTEAGISSATFLLKGRNAYGLMRSEHGVHRLVRISPFDNNARRQTSFASVKVTPWIDDVDDEVEIDDKDLRIDVYRSSGAGGQHVNVTDSAVRITHLPTGIVTSCQNERSQHQNKDRAMKILKAKLLELERRKRADKLAEITGEGAAVDFGSQDRNYVLQPYQQVKDLRSGVELTNPDAVLDGELDALMEGYLQWVRAGSPAVG; translated from the coding sequence GTGCAGGACTTCTCACCCCGCATCACCGCGCTCCGGTCCCGGCTGGCCGAGGCCGAGGGCTACCTCCGCGTCGGCGAGCTGCGGGCCCGCCGCCCTCAGCTCGAGACCGAGCTCGGCCGCCCCGACCTCTGGGACGACCAGGACTCGGCGCAGGCGCTCCAGCGCGAGTTCGCCGAGCTGAGCGACGACCTCGACCTCTACGAGGGCCTGCGCAGCCGCGTCGACGACGTCGACACGCTCGCCGAGCTGGCCCGCGAGGAGGGCGACGAGTCGCTCGAGCCCGAGATCGAGGCCGAGCTCGAGTCGCTCGCGGCCGAGTTCGACCGCCTCGAGCTGCGGGCCCTGTTCACCGGTGAGTACGACGACCGCGACGCGATCGTCGAGATCAACTCCGGCGCCGGCGGCGTCGACGCCCAGGACTGGGCCGAGATGCTGCTCCGCATGTACGTCCGGTGGGCGGAGCGCTCGTCGATGGACCTCGAGATCGAGTCGCTGAACGAGGGCACCGAGGCCGGGATCTCCTCGGCGACGTTCCTGCTCAAGGGCCGCAACGCCTACGGGCTCATGCGCTCCGAGCACGGCGTGCACCGCCTCGTGCGGATCTCGCCGTTCGACAACAACGCCCGGCGCCAGACGAGCTTCGCCTCGGTCAAGGTCACGCCGTGGATCGACGACGTCGACGACGAGGTCGAGATCGACGACAAGGACCTGCGCATCGACGTGTACCGGTCCTCGGGCGCCGGTGGCCAGCACGTCAACGTGACGGACTCGGCCGTGCGCATCACCCACCTGCCCACCGGCATCGTCACCTCGTGCCAGAACGAGCGGTCCCAGCACCAGAACAAGGACCGCGCGATGAAGATCCTCAAGGCCAAGCTGCTCGAGCTCGAGCGCCGCAAGCGCGCCGACAAGCTGGCCGAGATCACGGGTGAGGGTGCGGCGGTGGACTTCGGCAGCCAGGACCGGAACTACGTCCTGCAGCCCTACCAGCAGGTCAAGGACCTGCGCTCCGGGGTCGAGCTCACGAACCCCGACGCGGTGCTCGACGGCGAGCTGGACGCGCTCATGGAGGGCTACCTCCAGTGGGTCCGCGCCGGCAGCCCCGCGGTCGGCTGA
- the ftsE gene encoding cell division ATP-binding protein FtsE, producing MIKLDNVTKIYKGEMVALRDASVDIDKGEFVFLVGPSGSGKSTFLRLLNREERPEKGRIFVAGKDIAELPGYKVPYLRRNIGSIYQDFKLLPSKSVYENVAFALEAIGRPKSAIKDAVPQILDLVGLSKKQSNMPDELSGGEQQRVSIARAFVNRPLILLADEPTGNLDPATSVGIMKLLDRINRTGTTVLMATHDRGIVDTMRRRVIELDRGRVVRDQARGVYE from the coding sequence GTGATCAAGCTCGACAACGTCACCAAGATCTACAAGGGCGAGATGGTCGCCCTTCGTGACGCTTCGGTCGACATCGACAAGGGCGAGTTCGTCTTCCTGGTGGGCCCCTCGGGCTCCGGCAAGTCCACCTTCCTGCGCCTCCTCAACCGTGAGGAGCGCCCCGAGAAGGGCCGCATCTTCGTGGCCGGCAAGGACATCGCCGAGCTGCCCGGCTACAAGGTGCCGTACCTGCGCCGGAACATCGGCAGCATCTACCAGGACTTCAAGCTGCTGCCCTCGAAGAGCGTGTACGAGAACGTCGCCTTCGCCCTCGAGGCCATCGGTCGGCCGAAGTCCGCCATCAAGGACGCGGTGCCGCAGATCCTCGACCTGGTGGGCCTGTCGAAGAAGCAGTCGAACATGCCCGACGAGCTCTCGGGCGGCGAGCAGCAGCGCGTGTCGATCGCCCGGGCGTTCGTGAACCGCCCGCTGATCCTCCTGGCCGACGAGCCGACCGGCAACCTCGACCCCGCGACGTCCGTCGGCATCATGAAGCTGCTCGACCGGATCAACCGGACCGGCACGACCGTCCTCATGGCCACCCACGACCGGGGCATCGTCGACACGATGCGGCGCCGCGTCATCGAGCTCGACCGCGGGCGCGTCGTCCGCGACCAGGCCCGCGGCGTCTACGAGTGA
- a CDS encoding SDR family NAD(P)-dependent oxidoreductase: MATSPFGASSTTDEVLAGVDLTDRTAVVTGASGGLGLETARALASRGATVVMAARDDGKLRAAVDGVGAQVPGAELDPVLLDLADLGSVRAAAEAVAARHPLVDLLVDNAGVMACPLGRTADGFELQFGTNHLGHFLFTTLLHDPLAAAAAEHGGARVVVLSSGGHRMGGIRWDDPNYERTDEYFNWDAYGQAKTANALFALELDRRWSPEGIQAYSVHPGMIITDLGRHLRAEDLEFMASVRRTDERSGGTGAISFKSVEEGAATTVWAATAAELVDHGGAYLEDCHVAEAVDDPAATHGVRSWARDPEAAARLWDLSERLVG, from the coding sequence GTGGCCACCTCACCGTTCGGAGCGTCCAGCACGACCGACGAGGTCCTCGCCGGCGTCGACCTGACCGACCGGACCGCGGTCGTGACCGGGGCCTCCGGCGGGCTCGGCCTCGAGACCGCGCGGGCGCTCGCGTCCAGAGGGGCCACCGTCGTCATGGCGGCCCGCGACGACGGCAAGCTGCGGGCCGCGGTCGACGGCGTCGGTGCGCAGGTGCCGGGCGCCGAGCTCGACCCCGTGCTGCTCGACCTCGCCGACCTGGGCTCGGTCCGGGCCGCTGCCGAGGCGGTGGCCGCCCGCCATCCGCTGGTCGACCTGCTGGTCGACAACGCCGGCGTCATGGCCTGCCCGCTCGGGCGGACGGCGGACGGCTTCGAGCTGCAGTTCGGCACGAACCACCTCGGCCACTTCCTGTTCACGACGCTGCTGCACGACCCGTTGGCCGCCGCGGCGGCCGAGCACGGCGGGGCCCGCGTCGTCGTCCTGAGCTCGGGCGGGCACCGCATGGGCGGGATCCGCTGGGACGACCCCAACTACGAGCGCACCGACGAGTACTTCAACTGGGACGCGTACGGCCAGGCCAAGACCGCCAACGCGCTGTTCGCCCTCGAGCTCGATCGCCGCTGGTCGCCCGAGGGAATCCAGGCGTACTCGGTCCACCCCGGGATGATCATCACGGACCTGGGCCGGCACCTCCGGGCCGAGGACCTCGAGTTCATGGCGTCGGTCCGTCGCACCGACGAGCGCTCCGGCGGCACCGGCGCCATCTCGTTCAAGAGCGTCGAGGAGGGCGCGGCCACGACCGTGTGGGCTGCGACGGCGGCGGAGCTCGTCGACCACGGAGGGGCCTACCTCGAGGACTGCCACGTGGCCGAGGCGGTCGACGACCCGGCCGCCACGCACGGTGTCCGGTCGTGGGCCCGTGACCCCGAGGCCGCGGCGCGGCTCTGGGACCTGTCGGAGCGCCTCGTCGGCTGA
- a CDS encoding SIS domain-containing protein translates to MSADQLAAGVLDTLDMFGVAFALPEQLATARDAAAAVEGLPPADGVTSVAILGMGGSGIGGDVCAAVAGPRCPVPIVVSKHYECPGFVGPDTLVIAVSFSGGTEETIAAATAAREAGARLVVVAAGGELARLAAEWGVPHVPVDASIPMPRAGIGAVSIPLLVLLERLGLADGLSEQVDAAIAQLEVRREQLRVPGNPAERLAARIGRTLPLVYGGGPLGEAAAWRWKGQFNENPKVPSWSNRIPELTHNELAGWAQHGDVTRQVFTLLFLRHDFEHPNVGRRFEFVAAACDEVVSDIHTVRAEGDGPLAQLMDLVMQGDLVTLHLAAQSGVDPGPIAVLDDLKRWLRG, encoded by the coding sequence GTGAGCGCCGACCAGCTCGCCGCAGGTGTGCTCGACACGCTCGACATGTTCGGGGTGGCGTTCGCCCTCCCCGAGCAGCTCGCCACCGCTCGCGACGCCGCAGCCGCGGTCGAGGGCCTGCCCCCGGCCGACGGCGTCACCTCGGTCGCGATCCTGGGCATGGGCGGCAGCGGCATCGGCGGCGACGTCTGCGCCGCCGTGGCCGGCCCCCGCTGCCCGGTGCCGATCGTCGTCTCCAAGCACTACGAGTGCCCGGGCTTCGTCGGCCCCGACACCCTCGTCATCGCCGTGTCGTTCTCCGGCGGCACCGAGGAGACGATCGCCGCCGCCACCGCCGCGCGAGAGGCCGGGGCCCGTCTCGTGGTCGTCGCCGCGGGCGGGGAGCTCGCCCGGCTGGCCGCCGAGTGGGGCGTCCCGCACGTGCCGGTCGACGCGTCGATCCCCATGCCCCGCGCCGGCATCGGCGCCGTGTCGATCCCGCTGCTCGTGCTGCTCGAGCGCCTCGGACTGGCCGACGGCCTGTCGGAGCAGGTCGACGCCGCCATCGCGCAGCTCGAGGTCCGTCGCGAGCAGCTGCGGGTGCCGGGCAACCCGGCCGAGCGCCTGGCCGCCCGCATCGGGCGGACGCTGCCGCTGGTGTACGGCGGCGGTCCGCTCGGCGAGGCCGCTGCGTGGCGCTGGAAGGGCCAGTTCAACGAGAACCCGAAGGTCCCGTCCTGGTCGAACCGCATCCCCGAGCTGACCCACAACGAGCTCGCGGGCTGGGCCCAGCACGGCGACGTCACCCGGCAGGTCTTCACGCTGCTGTTCCTCCGCCACGACTTCGAGCACCCGAACGTCGGGCGCCGGTTCGAGTTCGTGGCCGCCGCCTGCGACGAGGTGGTGTCCGACATCCACACCGTCCGGGCCGAGGGCGACGGCCCGCTCGCCCAGCTCATGGACCTGGTCATGCAGGGGGACCTCGTCACGTTGCACCTGGCGGCGCAGTCGGGCGTCGACCCGGGCCCCATCGCGGTGCTCGACGACCTCAAGCGCTGGCTCCGGGGCTGA